CCCTCCGGCAGGTCAAGCTGGGCCAGAAGGTCTGCGTCCTGCGCCAGCGCGCGCGTCGCGCCGTAGATGTAGCAGCTGCCGACGCCCTGGTCCACGGCCGCGAGCGACATGTTCTGGATCACGGCGGCCACGTTCGCGCTCGCGACGTTGCCCTCCCGGTCGCTCGAGACCACCACCAGCATTGGCGCGCCGTACAGCGGGTGCGCGTCCGGGTTGCCAAACATGCGAGCCGCCGCGGCGTCGATGGCCGCAAGCAGGCTGGGCCGCGTGACGACGGTCAGGTGGATGCTCTCGTACCTGCCCATGCCGATGGGCGCCTCGTACGCGGCCGTCAGGATCGCCTCCAGCTGTTCCGGGTCCACGACCTGCCCCGTGTAGCTGCGGATAGACCTGCGACGGTTGAGTGCCTCGCTCAGTTCCATGATGCCTCCCAATCCAACGTGTGCCTGACACGGAGTATGCCCTTTTTCGGTTTGGGTAATCTTGTGGGGAGTCTGGCGAGAAAAGCTGCCCCCTTACCGAAGACGCGGGCGGGCAAGAGGCCTGCCGCGGCGTAGAATCAACGGCGTTGGCAGGGCATGGTTCAGACGGGGGCACGCATGAGGGTTGCGGTCGTAGGCACGGGGTTCATCGGCAAGCTCGTGGCGCCAAAGCTGGCGGCGTGGGGGTATGACGTGACGTATGTGGTGTCCACGCCACGCTCGCTCGCAAAGGCAGAGGCGCTGGCGGCAGAGGTGGGCGCCCTCGCGAGCTGCGACTACGATGCCGTGCTGGCATCCGACAAGGTCGATGCGGTCTACCTGGGAATTCCCAACGACCTGCACTACGACTACGCTACGCGGGCCCTACTGGCGGGTCGGCACGTGATCCTTGAGAAGCCGATGTGCTCCAACTACGACGAGGCTCGTCGTCTGGTGACGCTCGCCGACGAGCGGGGTCTCCTGCTGTTTGACGCGACGACCACGCTCTACCAGCCCAGCACGCTCAAGGCGGCGGAGTGGCTGCCGCGCGTGGGCGAGGTCAAGCTCGCCGCGGTCAACTACAGCCAGTACTCCAGCCGTTACGACCGGTTCAGGCGCGGGGACATCGCGCCGGCGTTTGACCCAGCGCACTCCGGTGGCGCGCTCATGGACCTGGGACATTACTGCCTGTCGTGGCTGTGTCGCCTGTTTGGAGAGCCCAAGGACGTGATCTACCTGGCAAACGTGGAGCGTGGGATTGACACCTCGGGCATGACGCTGCTGGACTACGGCGGCTTCAAGGCGACCGCGATTGCGGCAAAGGACTGTGGCGCCCCCAGTTACGGCATCGTGCAGGGAACCGCTGGCTACATCCGCATGGACGGCAAGCCCAACGCCCTGTGTCCCGTGGAGCTGCACCTCAACGACGGAACGATCGAGAAGTATCTGCCTCCCGAGCGGGACCAGTACCGCGCGGAGTTCGAGGCGCTCCGTCGCTTTGCCGAGAGCGGTCAGGACGGCCTGGCACTGTGCCACAAGATGAACGAGCTCGCGCTCGTGGTGAGCAAGGTGCAGACACAGGCGCGCGAGTCCGCGGGCGTGGTGTTCCCGGCAGACGCCCACTAGGCTGAACAGCTGCGGCTTCTTCTGCCAAGTGATGGCTGGCAATGCTGACGAGGTGACCGGCTCCTGATGCGGCCGAGTGGCCAATGGGTGCTTACTCCACGTCGTGCGGCGATCCTGCTGGATTGGACGGTGGCGCGCAAGCCCGCATCCCAACGAACTGGGGAGAGTCGGCACGCAAGGGCCCGCCAGATTTCTTTCCGGTCCGGTCATTGGCGTGCCGCGAGGTCGCTGCGTGGCAGTTGCGAGCTGCCATCGCCATTGCGCCCGTTGTCCCTGGATACTGCACAATCACATCAATGCATTAATCATAAACACATATTCAACAGTGATTTGTTAGTATATAACGTATCTTTGAGGGGTGGAACCGGCGTTCCGCCCCTCAAGGAGCAACCAAATCTGCAAGGGCGCGGGGCACGTGCGTTAGACCGAGAGCTCGCGCAGCGCAGCCTCGGCCTCCTCGCGCGTGGTGGCCCAACTGCCCTGGACCATGGTCGGCTTGCCGCCACCGCGTCCATCGAGGCGACGGTTCAGTTCCTTGCATATGGGGCGCAGGTCCACCGTGGTGCTCGCAATCGCGAAGTTGATGCGGCCGTCGGAGCCCTCCATAGGCGCGAGTGCCGCGACGACAGGTGCCACTCCGCCCTCTGTGACGCGCTCGCACAGGTAGCGCAGCTCGTCCATGTCCGCGGCGTCGCGGTAGCTCACGAGGGGGCCGTCCTGGTGCGCCGTGGAGGCGACCTCGTGGTCGATTGCCTTGCGGTTTGCCGCCTTGAGCAGGTGCTTGAGCTCGTCCTTCTCGCCCGAGAGGCGCCGCACGGCGTCGGGCACGTCCTCGTCCGCGACGGAGAGGAAGTTGCTCACGTCGCGCAGGCGACCCGTGAGGTCCTCGCACAGCTCCAGCGCGCGCCGTCCGCACAGAAGCTCGATGCGGGTCTTCTTCTTTTTGGTGCCCACGCGCAGAATCTTGACCAGGCCTACCTGGCCCGTCGTCGCCACGTGGGTGCCGCAGCACGCGCAGGAGTCGACGCCGTCGATCGTGACCACGCGGATCTGCCCGTCGTGCTCCTTCTTGCTGCGAAAGTCCATCGCGTCCAGCTGCGCGGGCGTGGGCAGAAGCGCGCGCACGGGCACGTCGTCGCGGATGGCGGCGTTGGCGCGACGCTCGACGTCCAGGGCCTGCTCCGGCGTGAGGATGCCGTCAAAGTCGACCTCGATGCACTTCTCGCCCATGTGGAAGCCCACGTTCTCGTAGCCGTAGAGCGCGTGCACGATGCCGGACACGATGTGCTCGCCCGTGTGGGCCTCCATGTTGTCGCGGCGCCACGTCCAGTCGAGCGCGCCATGGACGGCGGTGCCCACGGCAAGCGGCGCGTCTGCCAGGTGGAACACGGTTCCGGGCTCGGCGCCGGGCACGGCCTCGCGCACGTGGACGGTGCCGGGGGCCTCCGCGGGCGCGGCCTCGCCCTCCTGCGCGCCCTCCGCAGCGGGCGCGGGCGCCGGTGCGTCTGCGGGTACGAGCGTGCCGCGGTCGCCGGGCTGGCCGCCGCCCGTGGGATAGAACGCCGTCCTGTCCAGCGCGATGGCGAACCCGCCCTCCGCGGGCTCGCACGACGTCACGCGTGCGTCGAACTCGCGCGCGTAGGTATCGGTGTAGTACAGCTCGTCAAACGTCTCCATGTGGCGCCCCCTCATGCGCAAGCCGCCCGGCGCAAACGTCGGGCGGCGATTGGTTTCCATCGACACATGATAGGCGCTTCAGGCGCGCCTTGGGCGCACGGGCGCTACTGGAGCGTCAGCAGCAGCGCCATCTTGAAGCGCTTCTCGGCGCGCACGTAGTGGCGGCCGTTCTTGTCGAACTTGAAGCACTCGCCGGCGTGGATCACGTGCTCCTGCCCCTCGTAGCCGATGACGCCCTCGCCGTCGAGCGCGAACACGAGCGCCTCGCCGGGGGCGGAGTGCTCGGAAAGCCCGCAGCCGGCGTCGAAGCTCATGAGCGCGAGCTTCATGCCGTCGTTGTGCGCGACGTCCATGTTCACGATGGTCCCGTCCTGGTAGGGGAGGAGCTCCCCGAGCCTGAAGACGTCGCCCGCCTTGACCGCCTGGTTCATGATGGTTTCCCTTTCCATGTTGAGTTCCGTGTACGTGCAGCCTTCCTGCGTGGCCATGCCCACCGTGGCGCCCGCGGACACCAGGATGGACTCGCCCGCGGCTACGTGGCGCGCGCCGTCTCCGGCGTCCACGTCCATGCTGCCGTCCGCCACCATAAGCAGCTTGTGCTGGGGGTGCGTCTCGGCGCTGATGTCCGTCCCGGCCGCGAGCGAGAAGTAGCTCACGGCAAGCCCCGTGCCCTCGTGCACCGCAAACGACGTGGTGCAGCCCGGCGTCGCGGGGTGCTCCTTCGCTATGCTGAACGTCCTTCCGGCCGTCTCCCTCATGTGATGTCTCCGTTTCTGGCGCGCCGCCTGCTGGGTGCCTGCTGGCGCGCCCGTTGTCTGTACGGGCTCAGCGTAGCCAAGCTGCTGGAGGCATGTCCGTTGCCGCGGCAACGGTTTTCAGCGCAGCTGCTCCTCCATCCACGCGCGCAGGTGCCGCTCCATGCGCGCAAACGCGGCGCGCGTGTCGTCGCGGGCAAACGGCCGCTCCATCATCCGGAACACGCAGCCCTGCTCCGCCGTGATGGCAAGGCTTTGGGGAAACGCCATCTCCCACGCAAAGCAGACGTGGCCCAGAAGGATGTCCGCCGGGTACCTGCGCGCGGCGCGCGGGATGGTGGAGTGCCGCCAGAACCAGGAGGCGGCCTCCTGGGAAAGCTCGCTCTCCAGGAGCGTGCGCTCCGGGAAGCCGTAGATGTCCTGTACGGGGCAGGTGCAGTTCACCTTCAGGATGTCTATCTTGTCCGCGTCGCGCAGGAGCTCGCACAGGCGGCGCGTGCGCGCGTCCAGGTCCTGCGGCAGCCGCCACGAGCTGTGCAGCGCGACGGCCGTGCGGATGAGCCCGTCCTCGTCCGGCGCGGCCACGTAGTCGCGGATCGTGGGCGCAGTGCCGTCCAGCCCGTCAAACAGCACGCGCGCGCCGAGGGCCGCGTGGCTGGTGGAGGCGGCGTCGTTGAACGTGCCATAGCGTCTGACCTGCTCGAAGCGACCCACGTCGTGCAAGAGCCCCAGCAGCCACGCAAGGTCGACGTACTCTGGGGACGCGCCTTCCGGCAGGGAGCGCGCGATCTTCTCGGCAAGGTCCGCCACGCGCCAGGTGTGCTCCACCTTCAGGGCGATCTTGGGGTCCTGGGGGTCAAAGCGCTCCACGTAGCGCTCGAACGCGTGCGCCGCCCGGTCCCTGTCTATGTGCATGTGGCCTCCTCGCGCGGCGCTTCCCATGCCGCGTCCCAATCCGCGCCACCGTGGCGCGTGCCTGCCGTGCCAGCATTATACGGCTGGCCCCCACCGGGCCGGATGCCGGGTGCCGTCGCCGGCCCGGGATGCCCCCGAGTCGCGCGCCCGCACGTGCCGCAACACAAACCCGCAACGTTGGGGAAACGAAGCGAGCGACGTTTCGCGCCCGTCCCGTAACCACGCCTAAACCGCAGGTCAACGTCCGCGCACTACAGTGGGCCCAAGGTCTTACGGAGAGGAGCACGTCATGCCCATGCGGTACGAGGACTACAAGCGCTACCTGAGCCCGGCGCTCGCAAAGAGCACGGACCTCGTGATCGACCACGGCGAGGGCGGCTACATGTACGACGTCAACGGCGAGAAGTACCTCGACTTTGTCCAGGGCATCGCCGTGAACGCGCTGGGCCACAACGACCCGCACGTTCGTGCCGCCATCCACGAGCAGGTGGACAGGCTCGTAAACGGCAGCTTCAACATGGTGAACTTCCCCACCACGCTCGAGCTCGCGGAGCGCATAGCCCAGGTGGCGCCCGGCGACCTTGGCTGCACGCTGTTTGCCAACGGCGGCGCGGAGGCCACGGACGGCTCGCTCAAGCTCGCGCGCGCCTACACCCGCAGGCCGTGCATCATCGCGTTCAAGGGCTCGTTCCACGGCCGCACGTGGGGCGCGCTCTCCGTCACCGGCTCTGCCGCGCACTACCGCGAGGCATACCAGCCGGGGCTGCCGGGCGTGTACTTTGCCACCTACCCGCAGAAGGACCTCTGCCCCAAGGGCATGGACGTGGAAGAGCGCTCCAGGTTCTGCCTGGACGAGCTCAAGCAGCTGTTTGACTACCTGGTGGAGCCCACTGAGGTCGCGGCCATCATCATGGAGCCGGTCCAGGGCGAGGGCGGCTACTTCGTGCCGCCCGCGAGCTTTGTCCAGGGCGTGCGCGAGATCTGCGACACGTACGGCATCCTGCTCATCTTCGACGAGATTCAAAGCGGCTACGGCCGCACCGGCAAGATGTGGGCCGGCCAGAACTTTGGCGTGACGCCCGACGTCATGAACCTGGGCAAGGCCATCGCGGGCGGCATGCCCATGAGCGCCATTGTCTCCACCGAGAAGATCATGGCAAAGTGGCTGCCCGGCATGCACGGCGGCACCTTTGGCGGAAACCCCGTGGCCGCGGCCGCCGGCCTTGCGGTGCTGGAGCAGTTCGAGGAGCAGCGCATCCTCGAGAACGTGAACGAGAAGGGCACCTACCTCGCCGGAAAGCTGGAGGAGCTGCGGAAGGCCCATCCCGTGGTGGGCGACGTGCGCGGCATCGGCCTGATGCGCGCCATCGAGTTCGACCACCCCGAGGACGGAAGCCCGGCGCCGGAGATCTGGGGTGCCGTGAAGGCCCAGTGCCTCAAGAACCACATGATCACCCTCAACTGCGGCGTGCACGGCAACGGCATGCGCTTCGCAACCCGCCTGAACGTCACGACAGAAGAGCTGGACGAGGGCGTGGGAATCCTGGACCGCTCCATGGGCGAGCTGGGGTACTAGACGGGCGCTGGCGCCCGGCCGTTGGAGCCGGCGCAGGGGAAAGCCATGCAAGGAGGCCATCATGCCACGCATCGCATATCTGGGAAGCGCGGTCCCGCTGGACCTTGAGCGCAGGATGCTGGGCGAGCTGGGCAGGGACGACGTCGAGGTGTACGAGGTCGACTCCGACAACGCGGGCCGCCCCGCGCGCGGGTCGCTTTCGGGCGCGGACGCGCTCGTGATCGAGTGGGGCAAGGCGGACGCCCGCACGTTCGACGCGGCACCCCAGCTGAGGTGCGTGAGCATGATGGCAATAGGCCACGACAACATCGACGACGCGGCGGCCTCGCGCCACGGCTGCTGGGTCACGAACGTGCCGGACTACTGCACGTACGACGTCGCCCTGCACGCGCTGGGGCTCATCGTGGACCTGTACAAGAAGATCACCTGGTTCGACCGCCAGGTGCGCGACGGCGTGTGGGACGACATGGCCGGCTACGACGCGCCGCGGCCCCAGGGCCAGACGGCGGGCCTCGTGTTCTTTGGCTCCATCGCGCAGGCGCTCACGCCCATGCTGCAGGCCATCGGCATGAACGTCATGGCCTACGCGCCAACCAAGTCGACCGCGTTTCTCGCCAGCCACGGCGTGACCAAGGCGCAGAGCCTTGAGGAGCTTCTGGAGAAGAGCGACGTGGTGAGCCTGCACTGCCCGCTGGTGGACGCGACGCGCGACATCATCTGCGCGCGGACGCTGCGCCTGATGAAGCCGACCGCGTTCTTCGTGAACACGTCGCGCGGCGGCTGCGTGGTGGAGGAGGACCTGGCGCAGGCGCTGACGGACGGCACGATTCGCGCCGCGGCCGTGGACGTGAAGCGCGACGAGACGAACGCGAAGAGTCCGCTGGTGGGGCTGGACAGATGCATCGTGACGCCGCACTGCGCGTACCACTCGTCAGACTCGTACACCGAGATGCGCACGCGCGCGCTCAAAAACGCCCTGCAGGCGCTGGATGGCGAGAAGCCCGAGGACGCCGTGAACGAGCTCTCGCTCGCGGGGTAGGGCGCGGGCCAGTCGCGGGCCGGCGGCACGTAGCCGCCGGCGGCGTTGTGGCCCGCGTGGCACTGCGGCCGCAGTGGGCGGTGCGCCTGCCCCCTGCGGCCGCGGCGACGGCTACCTGTCCTCGCTGCTCGAGGCCACGGCCCTGGGGCGGACGAGCGCGCCAAACGCGCCGCGCACGATGGGGCCGGCCACGAAGAACTGCCACAGCAGCGCCATGGGCAGGTTGAGGAGCGTCGTCTGGATCCACGTGGACACGATGTCCGGCGCGGCGGGGCGCTTGATGACGAGCGTGGCGACAAGGCTCATGAGCGGGCACATCATCTGCACGCTGAGCGCGGAGATCGCCGCGACCATCGCAAACGGCGTCTTGGGGTTGGGGCCCACCAGCTTCTGGGCGCGGCGGCCGACGACGGGCGAGACCACAAACAGGTCAAGCAGGAACGCGACTGGTCCCATGAACGCGAGCTCCGGCAGCCCGGCGGCAAAGACAAAGTTGGAAAGGCCGCCGACCTCGAGCGAGACGTTATAGCAGATCATGCCATAGACCATGGCGATGACCATCATTACGGTAAAGACGAGCTTCTGGGTGCGAGTTTGCGGCATGTATACCTCCCGGTTGTGTGCAGTGTTGTTCGTTATCACCCGGGAGGGTGTGCGTTTCCAAAGGATACCTGCAGCTAAGAATATGGCCTAGGAACGTTACCACGCGCGGTGCCGCCGCGTGCGCCCGCGTTTGCGAGGCGGTACAAACACTCCACAGGTCGTCCGGGGCGCCCGAGCCGCGAGGCTGGACCGCCGCCCTTGCCGTCTTACCGCGGAGCCGTATCATGTCTCCTGGACAGGCGGAGAAGAACGACTCCCACGGGACGGTGGCGGTTTCATGGCTGATGGCAACAAGCTGGGCGTGCGAGACGGGATCGCGGTCTCGAGCATGCTCTTCGGGCTCTTCTTTGGGGCCGGCAACCTGATATTTCCCATCCACATGGGCCAGCTTGCGGGCAGGAACGCGTGGTGGGCGCTGCTGGGCTTTCTCGTGACGGGAGTGGGGCTTCCCATACTGGGCGTCGCGGCGTTGGGCGCCAGCCGCTCGAAGGGCCTCCTGGACCTGAGCTCGCGCGTAGGCCGGCGCTTTGGCCTTGCGTTCACGTGCGTGCTGTACCTCACGATCGGCCCGCTGTTTGCCATACCGCGCTGCGCGACGGTGGCCTACACCGTCGGCATCGCGCAGTCGCTTCCCAAGGGCGCGCACGGTCCGTGGCTCCTGCTCTTCTCGCTCGCGTTCTTTGCCGTGGTGCTTGCGCTTTCGCTCAGGCCGGGAAAGATTCTGACGTGGGTGGGCAAGGTGCTGACGCCGGGGTTCCTGGTGTTTCTGGGGATACTCGTGGCCGCGGCGCTTGCGGCGCCGTCCGCGCGCGTGGCGGACGTCGCGCCGCAGGGGGCGTACGTGGCGTCCCCGTTTGCGACGGGGCTGCTGGAGGGATACAACACGATGGACGCGCTTGCGGGCCTGGCGTTTGGCATCGTGGTGGTGGGGGTCGTGCGCGACCTTGGGGTGAGCGATGCCGCGGACGTCGCGCGCGGCACGATCCTCTCTGGCGCGGGTAGCGGCCTCATCATGGCGGTGGTGTATGCGCTCGTGACCGTCGTCGGCGCCCAGAGCAGAGGGGCATTTGCGCCGTCTAGCAATGGCGGCATCGCGTTTGCGCAGATAGCTCGCCTGTACCTGGGCGACGCCGGCTTGGTGGTGCTTGCGGTGACCGTGACCGTCGCGTGCCTGAAGACGGCGGTGGGCCTGGTGACGAGCTGCTCGCACACGTTTGTGGGGATGTTTGGCGGGAGGGTGACGTACCGCGGCTGGGCGGTCGTGTTTACGCTCGTGTCGTTTGCGCTGGCAAACGGCGGGCTCGATGCGCTCATCGCGTGGTCGCTGCCCGTGCTTTACATCATGTACCCCTTGGCCATCATGCTCATTGTGCTGGCGCTTGCGGGCGGGGCGTTTGGGTACGACCGCGTGGTGCTTGCGTGGGCCGAGGGCCTGACGCTGCCGGCGGCGCTCGTGGGTGCGGCCGCCTCGGCGCCAAAGGCGCTTGCCGCAACGCCCGTCGTCCGGGCCATGGCGTGCGTCGCGGCGGCGTTGCCCCTGGCGTCGTGGGGCTTTGGCTGGGTGGTGCCCGCGGCGGCGGGACTTGCCATCGGTGTTGCGGTGCATGCGGTTCGCGCACGCGCGCGGACTCGCGGCAACGTGCCGTCATTGTGAGAGGCCCCGCTTTCGGGCGGAGGGGGCGGCTCTTCTCGTACAATACGATGGTTACGCCATCTATAAGGAGAATGCATGCCAAGCCTGTCCGACCAGATCGCATCGCGGCGAACGTTCGCCATCATCAGCCACCCCGACGCGGGAAAGACCACCCTTACCGAGAAGCTGCTGCTGTACACCGGCAGCATCCAGACGGCAGGTTCCGTCAAGGGCAAGGCGAGCGCGCGCCACGCGGTGTCCGACTGGATGGACATCGAGAAGGAGCGCGGCATCTCGGTCACGTCGTCCGTGCTGCAGTTCACGTACGAGGGCAAGTGCGTGAACATCCTGGACACCCCGGGCCACCAGGACTTTTCTGAGGACACGTACCGCACGCTCATGGCGGCGGACGCCGCGGTCATGGTGATCGACGGCGCAAAGGGCGTCGAGGCCCAGACCAAGAAGCTCTTCAAGGTCTGCACGCTGCGCCACATCCCCATCTTCACGTTCGTGAACAAGCTCGACCACGACACCCGCGACCCCTTTGACCTCACGGAGGAGATCGAGACGGTCCTGGGCATCGGCACGTACCCCATGAACTGGCCCATCGGCAGCGGCCGCAACTTCCGCGGCGTGTTCGACCGCAACTCGCGCCACGTGATCGCGTTCGAGGGCGACGGCCACGCCAACGCCACCAAGAAGGTGAACGAGATCGAGGCCGAGCTGGGCGACCCCGCCCTGGACGAGCTCATCGGCGAGGAGAACCACCGCACGCTCATGGACGACATTGAGCTCCTGGACGGCGCCGACAACGAGTTTGACCTCGAGGCGGTCCGCACCGGCCGCCTGACCCCGGTGTTCTTTGGCTCGGCACTCACCAACTTTGGCGTGGAGCCCTTCCTGAAGGACTTCCTGCGCCTTGCCCCGGAGCCCCTGGCGTACACGGACGTCCTTACGGGCGAGAAGGTCGAGCCCTCCCGGCCCGAGTTCAGCGGCTTCGTGTTCAAGATCCAGGCCAACATGGACCGCCACCACCGTGACCGCATCGCCTTCGTGCGCATCTGCTCCGGCAAGTTCGAGCGCGGCATGAGCGCCTTCCACGTGCAGGGCGACCGCACGATCAAGCTGGCCACTGGCACGTCCATGATGGCCGACGATCGCGCCATCGTGGACGAGGCGTACGCCGGCGACATCGTGGGCCTGTTCGACCCGGGCATCTTCTCCATCGGCGACACCGTGTGCGCCGGCAAGCCCCGCGTGCAGTTTCCGCAGATCCCCACGTTTGCGCCGGAGCACTTCGCGCGCATCACGCAGGTGGACACGCTCAAGCGCAAGCAGTTCATCAAGGGCGTGGAGGAGCTTGCGCAGGAGGGCGCCATCCAGATCTTCCGCGAGCTTGGCATGGGTATGGAGAGCGTGATCGTGGGCGTTGTGGGCGTGCTGCAGCTCGACGTGCTGGAGCGGCGCCTCAAGAGCGAGTACGGCGTCGAGGTGAGTCGCCACCCGCTGCCGTACCACGAGATCCGCTGGATCCAGAACGACCCGGAGGAACTCGACATGGCGAGCCTGAACCTCTCGCGCGACACCGGCCGCGTGGAGGACATGCGCGGCGGCCGCCTGCTGCTGTTCACGAACGAGTTCAACGTGAACTGGGCGGAGGAGCGAAACCCCGAGCTCAGGCTGTCCGAGTTTGGAAACGTCACGTTCTAGGACGCGGCGGCGGGCGAGGCGGCGAGTTTTTCTCGCCTGCGGACGGATGGGCCGATGCTGGGCCCCGAGGCAGCGACACGGACTGGAGGCGCCATGCCCACGCTCCTTCTTCTTGCACCGTTCTGCGACGAGCACGTCGACGCGCTATGCGAGGCGGCGGGACCCGGCTGGGTCATCGAGCGACATTGGCCGGCGGACATGTCGACGCCCAAGACCATGTGCTCGGGCAGGTACAACCTTTCCGACGACGAGCTGGTGGCGGCGCTCGTGCGCGCGGACGTCGTGATAGGGGAGCCCGCCCCCGCCCTTCTGCGCCGCGCGGCGGACGAGGGCTCGCGCCTGCGCCTGGTGCAGATGACGTGGGCCGGAACGGACAAGTACAACAGGAGCGACGTGCCGTTTCCCGCCGGCGTGAGCCTGTGCTGCGCCGTCGGCGGCTTTGGGCAGCTCATATCCCAGTACGTCGTGGCGCAGGTGCTCGGCCTCATGCAGAACCTGCCGGCATACCGTGACGAGCAGCGCCTGCACCGCTGGGGCGACCTCGGCCCCGTCGGCTCGCTTGACGGTGCGCGCGTCCTCGTGTTTGGCGCGGGAAACATCGGCGGCTGGGTCGCGCGGCGCTTGAGTGGCTTCGACTGCACGGTCACCGGCGTGTGCCGCGAAACGTCGCGCCCGCGCCCCGGCTTCGACCGCCTGGTCACGCTCGACGCGGCGGCCGCGGAGCTTCCCGGGGCAGACGTCGTGGTGGGCGCGCTTCCCAACAACGATGCCACGGCCGGCTGGCTGGACGCGCGCCGCCTGAGTGCGATGCGGCCGGGCGCCGTCCTCGTGAACGTGGGCCGCGGCAACTTTGTCGACTGTGACGCCCTCGCGGACGTGCTCGCGGCCGGCGCCATCCGCGGCGCCGCGCTCGACGTCACATCGCCGGAGCCCCTGCCCGCGGACCACCCGCTCTGGGCGGAGCCACGCTGCGTCATCACGCCGCACGTGTCCGGCGGCTCGTTTGGCCGTCACCGTCAGACGGAGGACAACATCTGCGCCATCTGCTGCGACAACCTGCGCGCCCTGCGCACGGGCGCTGCACTCAGGAACCTGGTGCCCGCGTCCGCGTT
This sequence is a window from Parafannyhessea umbonata. Protein-coding genes within it:
- a CDS encoding peptide chain release factor 3; this encodes MPSLSDQIASRRTFAIISHPDAGKTTLTEKLLLYTGSIQTAGSVKGKASARHAVSDWMDIEKERGISVTSSVLQFTYEGKCVNILDTPGHQDFSEDTYRTLMAADAAVMVIDGAKGVEAQTKKLFKVCTLRHIPIFTFVNKLDHDTRDPFDLTEEIETVLGIGTYPMNWPIGSGRNFRGVFDRNSRHVIAFEGDGHANATKKVNEIEAELGDPALDELIGEENHRTLMDDIELLDGADNEFDLEAVRTGRLTPVFFGSALTNFGVEPFLKDFLRLAPEPLAYTDVLTGEKVEPSRPEFSGFVFKIQANMDRHHRDRIAFVRICSGKFERGMSAFHVQGDRTIKLATGTSMMADDRAIVDEAYAGDIVGLFDPGIFSIGDTVCAGKPRVQFPQIPTFAPEHFARITQVDTLKRKQFIKGVEELAQEGAIQIFRELGMGMESVIVGVVGVLQLDVLERRLKSEYGVEVSRHPLPYHEIRWIQNDPEELDMASLNLSRDTGRVEDMRGGRLLLFTNEFNVNWAEERNPELRLSEFGNVTF
- a CDS encoding D-2-hydroxyacid dehydrogenase, whose protein sequence is MPTLLLLAPFCDEHVDALCEAAGPGWVIERHWPADMSTPKTMCSGRYNLSDDELVAALVRADVVIGEPAPALLRRAADEGSRLRLVQMTWAGTDKYNRSDVPFPAGVSLCCAVGGFGQLISQYVVAQVLGLMQNLPAYRDEQRLHRWGDLGPVGSLDGARVLVFGAGNIGGWVARRLSGFDCTVTGVCRETSRPRPGFDRLVTLDAAAAELPGADVVVGALPNNDATAGWLDARRLSAMRPGAVLVNVGRGNFVDCDALADVLAAGAIRGAALDVTSPEPLPADHPLWAEPRCVITPHVSGGSFGRHRQTEDNICAICCDNLRALRTGAALRNLVPASAFDVVPR